The sequence GCAAAGTACATCTAATGATCCCTTCATTGTTTGCCTATTTCCTTTATCAAAACACTTGCAGGTGGTCCTGTTCTCAAATTGCAATGCTATGGATACCACAATTGCAGGTTTCTATGTTGAAACAGACAACTTACCATCACTTCTTCTCCTGGAGCTTCTGTGTTTGAAATGATTAAATTGTGATTGGCACAGTCATCAGTCACCTGCCTGTTCATTACCCCAGCGCCACAGCAGCCACAAATTGTGATCAGGATTActatggaaaaggaaataatactATGAATTTTACCTCACAGTGGTATCTACTTATGTTGGATAACAAATTTTAAGGGCCTAAGCATCAAGAatggtttaaaaagaaattcattTCCAAAAATGCCCATACTTAAAGCTTTAtatattcactttttttttttcaaacaataTAGGGAGTAATCACTGCATTGTTGAATTATCTCATTCTTCTAAAACACATCTggtttttccaaaagaaatgcAAGCATCCTTTATGAAAGCACTGTGACTTACTCAATTTCACAGTAATGAAAAATTTAGTCCAAACCCAGGTGAAAAGTCGTGTCTTTTGCCTAAAATTAGGTTGTACTGGAGATTATTTTTCATGTCTGAATATGCAAATGTCAAATTATATCATAAGGCACTAATGGGCAAGCTAAATGTCCTAATATCCGAAATTTCTGCTTCACAGGAAAGGTCAGCAGAATTCTGGAGGATATCCAGGATTACGCTATAGAACAATCTTATTTAATCCCTTGTATTCATTATATTCCTCTTAATAATACTACTTTTTGTTGTCAGAAACTCACCCAGAAATTACTTTGAATAACAGAATCATGATTACTAAATACCTTTCCTAAACAAATGACTAAACCTTTCATTCAGAGAACCATTCTATTTTCTGCGCTTTTCAAATTGCtagcttaaaaataaagaagccCATGAGGGAGAGTTCTGCCTAACTGCCCACTGAGAAATTTGATCTCTGAACATATAAACTTCTGTGAAAATTGGCTAAGAGCCACTTTCAAGCTAATTTAGCTTCTCTAGCATCAGCTGTCAGAGAGACCTGCATCAATGATTCTAGCAGGTTGCCTCCTGATGCTGACAGATGGGAAGAAGACATCCAtgacagcactgagcagaggaTGCACAGGGTAAAACCTATCCACAGTAAAATAAAGGATCTATTTGTAAGGGATGCAGTCAAGAGGCAGTGAAAAAGAGGTAGGTGACATTTCACACAGTTCCTCTACTGCAGGTTCTCACATCTGAAAATTCATCTTCAGGATATATTCCAAATTTGGGTACCTGTCCCATTGAGATAAAACATTGATCTAGCTAGCCTTCAAAACCTGTCCATGTCCCAGTGTTCTAGCTACTTAAGTATGAACAATTAGCTGAGATTCAACTGGAGCAAGACAGTTTTCCTATGACCAGAAAAAATGGataagaaagaaggaaaaaaacccaaaaacccagaTTCTGAAATACTAGATACTGCATGTCCTCTGTAGTTTTTAAAGATGTTATTAGTCAGAATAACATGACTGattgtggtaaaaaaaaaaaaaaaaaaaaacaaaaaaacttccttttgcttttctgtatcACCATCATTGTCTCACTGCTTAACAGCAATATTACTCTTCTCAGAATCTGTTTGGGAtagctccagcagcacaacaAATATTCAAGGTTTTGGCCTGTTGTGAACTATTCACCCCATCCTTTAATGTTTCTGCACCTCAGATGAGGCAACCCTGGATGTGTTTGTAAACTGGGGAAAGAGatgctggaaaacaaagctgcagaaagggacctgggggtcctggtccaTGGCTCTGGAGGGAAGTGGTCAGagcaccaagcctggcagaattcaggaagtgtttggacaatgttctcaggcacatggtgtgattaTTGGTGCCATGTGCAAGGCCAGGATTTGGATGCactgatcctgatgggtccttTTCAACTCAGTGTATTCAATTGTTCCATGATTATATGGGGTCTTGTAAAATCCTTTGTGAAATCCAGTGTCTCAGATACCCCATGTTTTAATCCACAGCAcaagagaaatcacaaaatacTCTGGTAAATTGATTTCAGCATTCCtagaaacagaaatgtttctaGAACTCACAAACTTTTTTGAAGTCTTTTGGTTCAAGTGCTAAATGCAGGTGTTTTTGGCCTCACTTACCTGAACATACAGAACCTCTCACACAAAATATActtaaacaaataaacagaaatccACACACAGTAACTACAACACAAGATGAGAGCAGGAAGCCTGTAAGGCTGATATGAACAGAGCAGGTACATTAAGTCAGTGATGATAGCTATACAacagccaaaataaaaaatgaatcgAGTTTGAATCCAGTTCTCTCCGCTAATTTTATAATTAAGTGATTTGTactttgtgttaaaaaaaaaatgtacttacGCAGCAATAACAATGATCCTAAGATCATTGCAAGGATGGCCCAGAGACCAAGGGTAACATTTCCACCAGCAAGCTGACGAGTTCTGCCATCGCATTCAGTTGGAGTAACACAGTCACAGAGATTAACTCTCACTATGTTCTCTCCTATCTTTCCTCCATTGTCAATCACACTTACAGGAATTTCATAAATTCCATACGGAATATCACCCTTTGGTGAAAGATACCAAGAATTATCTgtaaacaaaaagacaaaaccaaatcTAGGGTCAACGATGCTTGGAACTCAGTTGTCACAAATGTGACCATAATtacaatttttccttctgttacaGCTATACTGCTACCAGATATACAGTAAATAGTTTCAAGTTAGATTAAATGTGTTGATACAAAACTAGATCTTGAATGGGTTTATACTTTCAGCACCTTTTAAATATTAGAACTGACAAAGCATACCTTACACAGCCCTCTGAAAACATATGATTTGAAACTCTGAAGTTGATTTAGTTCATTATAGGTAATGACACTACTTCAGCTTACTAGTAAAGATCATCAACTAAATTAACAGTTATTAAAAAGGCTTTTGGTAATGTGATTGGAATAATTAATTATGAACTTATTTTATACCTCTCTTACTCTTTAGTTATATTGCTGTATTCAGGGTGAATGACTATTTCcagtggggggaaaaatccaTTTAATCTGCTGCCCTGTTCAGAGGCAATGATTAATGACCATATTCTTTGAGGgtcaaaagaaataatttgtaaaaaaatgtaCAAGACTGACACTGATGTACAAACTGGTTGTTTTATGATGAGCTATATGAAACAGGTAtcatccaaaatgcagttttcaatTTACCTGATATAAAACTTGAATCTATTAGATGTCTTTGCTTTcagaattttctgtcttttgccTTTCTTAGTGAGATAGAATGTTGCAGAATCATATCCTTTGCAACTAATTTGTGTCACCATAGTAGCAAATTTATGTGCTGCTCTTGTTGCCCTCGTCTGGCAACCACCAGGAAACCAGGATCAGCTTTAACTTTTTATATCAACAAAtttcaggaaacagtgatacCTTGGCTAATAAATTGTTTATCTACTGCTCAGGTCAGCTTTACAATAAGTGTGCTGGGTTACAGCAGTAGTAACATAAAAACTTccagaactttttttttgtcagcctATAATCAATTTTTGGTTAAGTTTCAGTTTCCCAGTCCTCCACCATAATAACAGACTAAGAAAAGTTCTATTTCTTTTTGGAATACCAGCCATTTCATTCTTAAATTCCTTATGAATTATGAATCTATGGTTCATTTTCCAGGTGTTGATGCAATGCATTACATCAGGTTTTGTTCCTTCTCCTGATCTTCTTACATCATAATTTCAGACAGCAGCTGATTTCTGACCCAAGGAGGCTTGGGACAGATTCTTCTTCTTTATGGTTTAAGAGACAGATCTTTCTCCTTGCCTTTGGAATGCCAACAGTGTCATCACTGGATGAGAACTAGAGGAACCACTAGAGATCATCACCAAGCCCCAAAGTACCTCCACTGACTACACCAATTCCAAGCAGAGATTCATCCAATCTATTCTTTCAGAACACCCAAGTGAGAGACAGCAAAGCCTCCTCTGGCAGCCTACAGctgagtgaggaggaggaggaggaagtttCCACATACCGTCGTGTGGAGTTAGCTTCCACATGGAAGCCAGCCTGCGGTCGTTTATGCGGTACTCGAAGGGTGCGCTGTACGGAGCCTCGTCGCCATCCTGAGCCGTGAGGGAAATCGGGTTTCTGTCTCTGCACATGATGTAGTCAGTCTGAGTGAGTCGGGGGAAATTCTTGTTGCCAGGCACGATGCAAACCTGAATTGTTCCAGTGCCTGTTTTACCATCTATGAGATAAAAATAACTGGGTTTAGCGCTTACTTCTAACATTGACACACAAGTTTCTGGTCTGAACTTTCACAATTAAATATCATCAGCTGTAATATTCATGTTTAGAAGTAAGCTAGAAAGCAACTTCTGATTTAGCCAGAGAGAGGAGGAGTTCTCACAGGTCCTTCTTGGCTGCTTCTCTTTGCTTGGCTGGTTGCAGATGCATCAGCAGCTCCACAATTCCATATTCTGCATGTGCAGACTGTACTTTGctgagtgtgtgtgtctgtgtggaaACATATACTACTCTAACAGGTAGGAGGGGTAAGAGGAAGAAGAGCTCATAAACTAGGAGTAAAGGATACTATgacaagcagagaaaaaaagcagaaagtgaAGATTTCCAGCCTTCTAACTTCCAGTAGGAGAAAATTAACTACACTTTCCCTACCTTCACCTCTCTTTTGTGGGAACAAAAACACTAAGGGAACAGAGCACTTCTTTCTGTCCTCTACCCTTTAATTTACCATGCATTCATCAGTGGCACATACCATGTCACCAAAGTCAACACgcaagaaataaatgaaatctcTCTTCCTATTACAGTTTTTCCAATACACAAATAGTCAATGCTTTTCATGTATATACATCCCAGTGAAATTACATCAAGTCTACTCTTTAATCCTTTTTCTAGAAATAGCTGATTGCAGATGCCTATCATGCTTACTACATAGACAATAgaattttaaacaatttaaatttGTATTATTTACATTTGActttaaaatgcaaactttGACAGAGTTAGAATTGTTTGCTGCAAGTTCAATGACTTCTTTTCCAAAAGTCCTCTCTACTTTCTCTGTTGTCTAGCTCACAACTGCCAGGAGCTATTACTTAAAAAAGAATTGTcaagaaatagaagaaatataCTCCAGAGAAAAATATCTCAATTTAAAATTACTAAAGGCTTTTAAATGGAGCAGATAACTTCTCAAAACATTGAGATCATGCCTGATTTATAAAGGCTCTCCCTGCTAAATAATATTCCCTAAGCATTTGACAGAGTTATCACAAAGACAAGACAATGGACCAGGTGTGCCACTGGTCTGAACCACTGCAGTTGTGCCCACACTACATTTGCATATAAACATCTGTTACACACCACAGAAACACCAACAACATTTAGTACTCACTTCTGTCTATTGCAAGGACTGTGATATTGCATTGACCTCGTCTCATTTCTCCTATGTCTCGGTCCAAGACCCTAACAGTTCTGATTTCACCTGATTTGTCATCTATGTTGACCCAATTACACTGGCCAGGTGGTATCCGGTATCTGTGAAGAATAATTTGTCTTGTTAAAGATCCCAAACATAGCACACATGTGTGTATAAACAAACATATTTAGATACATGTATTCATATACACTGATAGGTGTGCAGGGGCACACATATACATACAACCTCAACAACTATTTACCCCTTCCTGTATCCCACCCatgctgtattaaaaaaaaccctagtaAATAACATAGTTTCATACCTTATGCCCTCACTATTTCCAGTTTCTGGATCTTCTGCTACATATCTTCCAATAGCTGTCCCAATATCTTCGCATTCTTTGACGTCTAAGCGCAACAGACAGGGTTTAAACACCGGTCCCTCGTCCACATCCAGGACATGCACAGTAACAGAGCAAGTGCTCTGGGAAAGTTGTTGGGAATGGGGAGCCAGCAGGTAGGGTGCCTCATTGTTGACTCCAATCACCAGGATCCTTTGCTTGGCAGCTTCGTAGTCGAGTCCCTGTAACAAAGGTGAGGtggtgttttttcccttcaaaccaATACAAAACCTAACATTCTTTTCACCACGCAATTATTACAGCTGAAACCGTACCACATTTACAAAAGAAGCCAACTGTCCTCAAATAAGCCATTGAGACAGAGTAAAAgggcatgattttttttttaatgtaaagttTTAAGTTAGTCAAAGAAAAAGGCCTAAAAAATACCCAAGCAAGCAATATCACTGCAAAATTTTGgataaatattctgaaaattaGTTactaaaagaacaaaaagcaattaaatgTAGTGGgggattttcttcttccaattTAGTCATTATTTTAGCTTACACATATTTCCTTTTCACCAATGGTCAATCACACTTCTCTCTAGAAGCTACAAATCCACCTGAGAATTTATGGAGTTGACAGTAAGTAGTAACCATTTATTCTTCAGACACGCTCTCCAAAGTCATTTTATGCCTTTAAGAGAGCTAATATTATCCTAAAGTCATAATATTCTCTAGTCTACTACAGCATTACAATAAATGTAAGAAATTTCAACTATGTTCATATACCAGGGACAGAGCTTTAGAAAAAGTTCTAATCATTACTAGGAACAAAAAACccataataaataatattaatttaaaaaattactagCATCTCTACCTCTACAATTTACATGTTCAAGTTTTAATACTAATATTTTCTGCTCCTTAGAAGTTATTGCTTATGGCAGTTATaaatgataatgaaaaagaGGCAAAGGAATCTGCTGAAGGACAGATGCAATGGGCCTTTTACCTCACATCTGTAAAACACTTATAACAAATAATTAAACTGACACAAATTCTTTTATGCATATGGACCTCCTCACATGCCAGAAAAGCAAACCTGAAGTCAGTacactgcaaaataaaacctgGAGGGCTTTATGCTGAACGAGGAAGTCTACTTAACTCCCAGAGAGAACAAGACTGAAGAAGGTGCTTAATCTTTCCCTGCTTTGCcactctctcatttctgttAAAAACCATGAATCATTCCTCAGTTACACCCCTAAGTCTAAACAACTGCAACTGTAGAACCAGGCCAAAGCACCAAGCTCTTCTgaactgaaaaactgaattcTTTGGATTCTGAACACCAAAATTGAGGAACAGTCTGGAAGGTGagctttgtgtgttttgttttaaaaccaaaacttgAAAATCCATAAATTTTCCCCTAGACCTTCAATTTTTACTTACCTTAGTAACACACAGTATTCCTTCATTTGTGTTTTTGTCTGTTGTAATTTCAAAGGCCTGATCATCATTTCCTCTTATAATTTCATATACTGCTCCTGAGCCAGGTGAACCAGGTTCATCAAGATCAACAACAGAGATTCTCAGTACTTCTACATTCACTCTGTTTTCTTCCACTCGTGTTTCATACTTGGAgtacccaaaaaaaaaattaatttaaatcagAGAATAGTGTTCCACAAGGCAGGACTGAAGAACATCATATCTAAATAAGACTACTTCAACCTAAGGAGTTAATTTACCAGGTTgatgcaattatttattttgttttcgTGCATTAGCGtattttccccattcctcccTTGTACTCTGTGTCAAACAAACATTTCCTGACAGCACAACTGAAATCTCAGCTTCTTCATACACTCAAACTACCACTGACACAATTAATTCTGGAATTCTCCTTAAAGGAAAGGCAAATTAGCACAGTTTCCCTCAGTTACAAGAGCTATAGATTGTAATTTGCATTGAACATGATCAAGCTGAGAATTAGAAAAGGCATTGGggtaaatgttaaaaaatatataaataagccAACAATAACttgcaaaaatccaaaatagaTTAAATGCATCTCTACTttgatggcaaaaaaaaaaggattttttgtatttttgtgttaTTCTGTACAAGCTGAAGAAGAGCAGATAAGAGTATTCTTAATTATATTACTGATGATATTCTACAGTAGTGACCAGAAAGGGTAAATTACATGTATTCCTTATGAAtaatgaattcttttttttatataattcaTATTACAAAATCTCCTGTGGTATTTGAGATGTATACACAGTTGTTGAGACATACTCTTTGCCCTGAATCATACTTATGGCTGGAATAAGCAAAGCCATTTATATTGGCATTAACTGTCTCAGGGCATTAGACTTCATACTTGAGGGACTGCCCATCAGGAAATTagaaaggagatgaaaatacatttttttaagctttatacaaacattttatttatgcaGACTTACTTGTAACTGTTTAAAGGTTGGTGCATTGTCATTCGTATCCTCGATTTTGACGACAACTGTTCCTGTAGTGCACAAACCGAAAGGCTGACCTGCCATATCTCTCACTTCAACTAACAAAGTGTAACTGGGCACAAGctaaaaagaagaataaaagcaTAAAGAAGTTTTTCATACTCACTTTTTTTAACTGCATAGTAACACATAGTTACACAGGAGTAGAACTAAATATTTCATTCCTGTTCCATAATTCTGCTCtaaattcagtgttttccaaCAAAATGAGACAAttggctttggggttttttgccctATTgctcaaaaggaaaaggagcaaaataattttcagtggcTAAGCAGTACTGAGTTCAGCCAGCATTTGTTAGTAACATGCATACTATATCCTGTATCAAATAAAGCTTCTCACAATGTCAGTGTTATTTTCCAGAAGCTGAAGTTTTGGAAGATACAGATGACATACTTTCATCTGCTATTTGCCTCCCTTTTGGAGCAACAGAGTATTCCCTCAGGTTGTCAATAGGTGAAGTGTTTCAATGCATGTTTCTTATTTCACTGAGGATGAAGAAAACTGTGCTGCAATCAGCCTCTGTCTGGGCAACACAGGTTAAGGCAATGCCTGTCATTTAGCAGGGCCTGGCACTGAAGGAGTCACCATCCTTATCAGTTCCAAGAGGATCCCCAATAGGAAGCAGCCCACCCAGATCCCTAACTTGAACCAGAACAGCagaaagctttcttttttaatttgaacaACCAAGGAAAGGGGGACCAAGTGGAAAAAAGGTGTGGGCAGAGGGGAGAGAACACGCAACAGTACAGATGGATTAGGcacaaaaagagaaagtttGTTAATCAAGACAATAACTCTAGTTCTGAATGCCTGGAAGTAGCACTGGTTTCTCTGGTGCAGAAATGAAATCTCCTGTTCTACTTCATAAGTTTATCTTAAAGATAGGCAGTGGACAAGTTTTTCAATCCCTCCTTCCTTCACGTAGTCACTGTGACAGCTTCCTCAGCAGTCACAGTGATGCTCACAATCACTGCAATTTTCTCCTGCTAGTAAAGCTAAGCACTCTAACTGCAAGCGCAAAGTTTTGCAACATGATGTTTTACATGGATTTTCAGCCATGAAACAACACAAGTATGCCATGATATAGCTCCTTTTATCTTCAGAAAAGTTGTGCCAGCTGCAATGTCTCCTAAAATGACTGTCCTATGCtagaattattattttgaattacATGCACGtgtcatttttttcctagtgcAAACTATCTCACATGACAttctatcaaaaaaaaaaaagaaatcctgtaTCCTATTCGTTTGAAAGCTAgctgataaaaataaatgggtggaacattattttaagaaatggtATGTTACTGTTTAGGTTTCAATTATTGGGAGATATTTCTGGTTAGTATAGGATGA comes from Zonotrichia leucophrys gambelii isolate GWCS_2022_RI chromosome 2, RI_Zleu_2.0, whole genome shotgun sequence and encodes:
- the DSC1 gene encoding desmocollin-1 isoform X2, which codes for MIENSLGPFPLQIQQVQSDTAQNYTIYYSASGPGIDQDPKGLFYIERETGNIFATRAVDREQYPSFQIICFATTPDGYSPEVPLVHTIRIEDDNDNAPYFTQDLFEFCVPENSRPGVVVGKVIAEDRDEPYTLHTTLKYRIVSQTPPITPAFSLHGDTGVISVLLPQLDRELVPSYTLLVEVRDMAGQPFGLCTTGTVVVKIEDTNDNAPTFKQLQYETRVEENRVNVEVLRISVVDLDEPGSPGSGAVYEIIRGNDDQAFEITTDKNTNEGILCVTKGLDYEAAKQRILVIGVNNEAPYLLAPHSQQLSQSTCSVTVHVLDVDEGPVFKPCLLRLDVKECEDIGTAIGRYVAEDPETGNSEGIRYRIPPGQCNWVNIDDKSGEIRTVRVLDRDIGEMRRGQCNITVLAIDRNGKTGTGTIQVCIVPGNKNFPRLTQTDYIMCRDRNPISLTAQDGDEAPYSAPFEYRINDRRLASMWKLTPHDDNSWYLSPKGDIPYGIYEIPVSVIDNGGKIGENIVRVNLCDCVTPTECDGRTRQLAGGNVTLGLWAILAMILGSLLLLLILITICGCCGAGVMNRQVTDDCANHNLIISNTEAPGEEVMDHNIIPLQSTCDQGGYGVKTGEQQTFEMVKGRGHTLESVKGGGHQTLGSVKEGGGQTMMDTCRYSYSEWHNFTHPRLGEESIRGHTVIKNN